A single genomic interval of Methanolacinia paynteri harbors:
- a CDS encoding DUF2551 domain-containing protein has protein sequence MRSAADLKREIEMRLRNYLSRDKNGIRRELLKIFVRAKSLTVAETHKKLKEKFSVTVQSVASMVGTIASRIGIFHIIKEKDNDQTRYELKEQYADLVARLVVPA, from the coding sequence ATGAGATCAGCGGCTGATCTAAAAAGAGAGATTGAAATGCGTCTCAGGAATTACCTTTCAAGAGACAAAAACGGCATCCGCCGTGAGCTGCTGAAGATTTTCGTCAGGGCGAAATCCCTGACAGTGGCCGAGACGCATAAAAAGTTAAAGGAAAAGTTCTCCGTTACGGTCCAGTCTGTTGCATCAATGGTGGGAACCATTGCTTCAAGAATCGGCATCTTTCATATAATCAAGGAAAAAGACAACGACCAGACACGCTATGAGTTAAAGGAGCAGTATGCAGATTTGGTCGCGCGGCTGGTAGTACCGGCATAG
- a CDS encoding protein translocase subunit SecF yields MGKFTYDINRYEPKQMVALPLCLLILSVIFLAFNTVSTGMPVEPGIDFAGGVAVTLSTSDSVDVIEEYFADYPLKISESDVAAGYLVFNYIEGDSFKDLTEHVTARYPDATIYQMGETFGKTLQSQAIWALLFAFVLMAIVVFVAFRIFIPSVAVVLSAFSDIVITAAFMDVFGVTLSLGTTAALLMLIGYSVDSDILLTTRLLKRQGKVDEKFRGAFRTGIIMTTTTLAAVVVMFIVFSLGQVTLIRDISAVLIIGLIIDMMNTWMLNAGLLKWYVKKGGK; encoded by the coding sequence ATGGGTAAATTTACCTATGATATTAACAGATACGAACCAAAGCAGATGGTTGCATTACCGCTCTGTCTATTGATCCTGTCTGTAATCTTTCTTGCGTTCAATACCGTCTCGACGGGGATGCCGGTTGAACCTGGAATAGATTTCGCAGGCGGAGTTGCGGTAACACTGTCAACATCTGATTCGGTCGACGTAATAGAGGAATATTTTGCGGATTATCCTCTCAAAATTTCAGAAAGTGATGTTGCTGCCGGATATCTGGTCTTTAATTATATCGAAGGCGACAGCTTCAAAGACTTAACCGAGCATGTAACTGCAAGGTATCCCGACGCTACGATCTATCAGATGGGGGAAACCTTCGGAAAGACGCTCCAGTCACAGGCTATCTGGGCGCTCCTCTTTGCCTTTGTTCTGATGGCGATTGTAGTCTTCGTCGCCTTCAGGATATTCATCCCCTCGGTAGCTGTCGTTCTTTCGGCATTCTCGGATATAGTAATAACCGCCGCTTTCATGGATGTGTTCGGCGTTACTCTTTCACTGGGAACCACTGCGGCACTGCTGATGCTTATCGGTTATTCCGTCGACAGTGACATTCTTCTGACTACCCGTCTTCTGAAGAGGCAGGGTAAGGTCGACGAAAAATTCAGGGGGGCTTTCAGGACAGGTATCATCATGACGACGACGACGCTTGCAGCGGTAGTCGTTATGTTTATCGTGTTCTCCCTGGGTCAGGTCACACTGATAAGGGACATCTCGGCTGTTCTGATTATCGGGCTTATTATCGATATGATGAATACCTGGATGCTGAATGCAGGATTGCTGAAATGGTATGTTAAGAAAGGTGGTAAATAA
- a CDS encoding aldolase has protein sequence MQNKEFELTGRRLFNEGLVAGNFGNMSVRVRGGFLITSSGSFLDEEESLKFVTMEGIPEDGASSEWRVHYRAYLACDDAEAIVHAHPPLSVAASLVYDEIIPEDSEGKMLCPVIPVVDGEPGTDELAENVAKALASNPLVVAKGHGTFAKGKDLKEAYLLTSTAEHCCKILYYLGGFGGCNL, from the coding sequence ATGCAGAATAAAGAATTTGAACTGACGGGTAGGCGCCTTTTTAATGAGGGCCTTGTTGCAGGCAATTTCGGGAATATGAGTGTCCGTGTCCGGGGCGGATTTCTTATAACTTCCAGTGGGTCGTTCCTTGATGAGGAGGAAAGCCTGAAATTCGTTACGATGGAGGGAATTCCCGAAGATGGTGCTTCAAGCGAGTGGAGGGTTCACTACAGGGCATACCTGGCCTGTGATGATGCCGAGGCAATTGTCCATGCCCACCCTCCGCTCTCAGTAGCCGCATCGCTCGTGTACGATGAAATAATTCCGGAGGACAGTGAAGGAAAGATGCTCTGCCCTGTTATACCTGTGGTCGACGGCGAACCGGGAACAGACGAACTGGCGGAGAACGTTGCGAAAGCCCTGGCCTCGAATCCCTTAGTCGTTGCAAAGGGCCACGGAACATTTGCAAAAGGCAAAGACTTAAAGGAGGCCTACCTTCTTACATCGACTGCAGAGCACTGCTGTAAAATATTATATTATCTCGGGGGATTCGGGGGTTGTAACCTCTGA
- the aglJ gene encoding S-layer glycoprotein N-glycosyltransferase AglJ, producing the protein MDINKDEVCIFIPTLNEAPTIGELVRSFKEMGYKNILVLDGNSTDNTAGIAEEEGASVFLQKRGKGKGNAIIEALDYISQPYVLMLDGDGTYLPEDAEKMLEPLFEGYDHVIGNRLDNFEKGALSKLNHFGNQIINYLFKVAHGTYLNDILSGYRAFTLKSMKNLNLRESGFEIETEISAESVRNEQKIKVVDIVYKKRPGTETKLRPIRDGGKIITAVWRLAKISNPTFYFGVIGLVIVLIGVILGIFVSIDWVKGITHTELTILTVLLIIIGFQIFMFGVIADMLVSFNRDLKMEIQRLQPPNPPR; encoded by the coding sequence ATGGATATAAACAAGGATGAAGTCTGCATATTCATCCCGACCCTGAATGAAGCCCCGACAATAGGAGAACTCGTCCGCTCTTTTAAGGAGATGGGTTATAAAAATATTCTCGTTCTCGACGGAAACAGCACCGACAATACCGCCGGAATCGCAGAAGAGGAAGGCGCATCGGTATTCCTTCAAAAAAGGGGCAAAGGCAAGGGAAATGCAATAATTGAAGCGTTAGATTATATCAGTCAGCCCTACGTCCTCATGCTCGACGGGGACGGGACTTATCTCCCGGAAGACGCCGAGAAGATGCTCGAACCGCTCTTCGAGGGATACGACCATGTAATCGGAAACCGTCTCGACAACTTCGAAAAGGGTGCGCTGAGCAAACTCAATCATTTCGGAAACCAGATCATCAACTACCTGTTCAAGGTTGCGCACGGCACTTACCTGAACGATATTCTCTCGGGATACCGGGCGTTCACCCTCAAATCGATGAAAAATCTAAACCTGAGGGAAAGCGGTTTCGAGATCGAGACCGAGATCTCTGCCGAGAGCGTGAGAAACGAACAAAAAATCAAGGTAGTAGACATCGTCTACAAAAAGCGGCCCGGCACCGAGACAAAATTAAGGCCCATAAGAGACGGGGGAAAGATCATCACGGCGGTCTGGAGACTCGCCAAGATCAGCAACCCGACATTCTATTTCGGCGTTATCGGTCTCGTGATAGTATTGATAGGAGTCATTCTGGGCATATTCGTTTCGATAGACTGGGTAAAGGGCATAACCCATACCGAACTGACGATACTGACAGTTCTCCTGATTATAATAGGGTTCCAGATCTTCATGTTCGGGGTCATAGCCGACATGCTCGTATCATTCAACAGGGACTTAAAAATGGAGATTCAGAGGTTACAACCCCCGAATCCCCCGAGATAA
- a CDS encoding endonuclease dU — translation MKTLKSGVRVLGIAESFVQGANKSVLAGVVMRRDMVIDGTAFGFSTIGGTDATDAVLNIFASLQRKDINYIMLSGCVISWFNIIDPERVCSEINVPVIGVTYEDSGGLADDIMHHFPGDEERLSAYKKLGIRERVILKTGYDVYLRSWGVDNTEACFVCDSFTKEGRIPEPLRVAGIVARAAMRSMVH, via the coding sequence ATGAAAACTCTGAAATCCGGGGTCCGTGTTCTCGGTATTGCGGAAAGCTTTGTTCAGGGCGCAAATAAATCCGTCCTGGCGGGCGTTGTGATGAGAAGGGACATGGTAATCGACGGAACGGCTTTCGGGTTTTCAACTATAGGGGGGACGGATGCGACGGATGCGGTGCTGAATATTTTTGCCTCTCTTCAGAGAAAGGATATCAATTACATAATGCTCTCGGGGTGCGTAATCTCGTGGTTCAATATAATCGATCCCGAAAGAGTGTGCTCTGAGATCAATGTTCCGGTTATCGGGGTGACATATGAGGACTCCGGAGGGTTGGCGGATGACATCATGCATCATTTCCCCGGCGATGAAGAGAGATTGTCGGCATATAAAAAACTTGGAATAAGGGAGAGGGTTATCCTGAAGACGGGGTATGATGTCTATCTTCGTTCGTGGGGCGTGGATAATACGGAAGCCTGTTTTGTATGCGATTCTTTTACAAAAGAAGGAAGAATCCCCGAACCGCTGAGGGTTGCGGGGATCGTTGCCCGTGCTGCGATGAGATCGATGGTTCATTGA
- a CDS encoding helix-turn-helix transcriptional regulator: protein MTDTEEEALKLIQSNPEGVLQSELWKLLDIDSRKCSRVVKKLVDSERIDRIEFKSNGVKTYLLKAKRSAVNPDLLLAGGELIPCIGCEEECSVQDCSHLMDWMYQLAIEEFTDQ from the coding sequence ATGACAGATACTGAAGAAGAGGCCCTGAAACTAATCCAGTCAAATCCCGAGGGAGTGCTCCAGAGCGAACTCTGGAAACTCCTGGACATCGACAGCAGAAAATGCTCCAGAGTAGTAAAAAAACTCGTCGACTCCGAGAGGATAGACAGGATAGAGTTCAAATCGAACGGTGTCAAGACCTACCTTCTGAAAGCAAAAAGAAGCGCGGTAAATCCCGATCTCCTCCTTGCCGGAGGAGAACTCATCCCCTGCATCGGCTGCGAAGAGGAATGCAGCGTCCAGGACTGTTCACACCTCATGGACTGGATGTACCAGCTGGCAATCGAAGAATTTACAGATCAATAA
- a CDS encoding LSM domain-containing protein, producing MVNSIVLPIKKVYALIDSKIIVEIKDEPKTLRGRLVAVDEHLNIHMDQACEYEGEERGRNLGTLVIRGSNILTIAPEL from the coding sequence ATGGTTAACAGTATAGTATTGCCCATAAAAAAGGTCTATGCTCTCATAGATTCGAAAATTATCGTTGAAATAAAGGACGAACCGAAGACACTCCGCGGCAGGCTCGTTGCAGTAGACGAACACCTGAACATTCACATGGATCAGGCATGCGAATACGAGGGCGAAGAGAGAGGAAGAAATCTCGGAACACTCGTGATCAGGGGCAGCAATATCCTGACGATTGCACCCGAACTTTAA
- a CDS encoding endonuclease III domain-containing protein, which translates to MIGAILTQQTRWENVEKALSNLESAGIKTLDDVLAADDEIVMENIRCTGYYRMKTGRLKELSSFVAGKGGVDALYGIPVDELRRDLLGVKGVGAETADSILCYALNMPSYVIDSYTERISGCAGIAARKDRLKDLFEKILPCSVEEYQTCHGWFVEYAKEFCIKKRCDECRIKNLN; encoded by the coding sequence ATGATCGGTGCAATCCTGACCCAGCAGACCCGGTGGGAGAATGTTGAAAAGGCACTTTCAAATCTCGAGTCCGCCGGAATAAAAACTCTTGACGATGTGCTTGCCGCCGACGATGAGATCGTCATGGAGAATATACGCTGTACCGGCTACTACAGGATGAAGACCGGACGCCTGAAGGAGTTGTCTTCTTTTGTTGCCGGGAAGGGAGGGGTCGATGCATTATACGGTATCCCGGTCGATGAGCTTAGAAGAGATCTGCTGGGCGTGAAAGGAGTCGGTGCGGAAACGGCTGACAGTATCCTGTGCTATGCGCTGAACATGCCGAGTTATGTGATCGATTCCTATACCGAGCGGATATCCGGGTGTGCCGGAATTGCCGCCAGAAAAGATCGGCTTAAGGATCTGTTCGAAAAAATTCTCCCCTGTTCGGTGGAAGAGTACCAGACCTGCCACGGCTGGTTTGTGGAATATGCAAAGGAATTTTGTATAAAAAAGAGGTGTGATGAATGCAGAATAAAGAATTTGAACTGA
- a CDS encoding class 1 fructose-bisphosphatase, with translation MTTLREYLDSAGCEPALSDLIVLISAQAAPIRDAFISNQSYAGTENSSGEEQAALDVWSDGHITKILEESGLVKELASEEKTDILKFPGATENYAVVMDPLDGSSLIQVNLCVGTIVGIYDNGDALSKGEDLKAAMYMLYGPMTVLTITVGKGVFTFAMDETGEYRMLDGPVKMPEGKIYGSGGLNKDWTEKHRKFIESIETEGGKLRYSGSFVADFHQILKYGGIYCYPATIDNSTGKLRLVFEANPIGFIAKQAGGAISDGNTSLLEIKPEKPHHKTPIYVGSSGLIKRLEEIYRE, from the coding sequence ATGACAACGCTTAGGGAATATCTTGATTCTGCGGGCTGCGAACCTGCACTTTCCGATCTGATAGTGCTGATCTCCGCACAGGCCGCACCAATACGCGATGCGTTTATCAGCAACCAGTCGTATGCCGGAACGGAAAATTCATCAGGAGAAGAGCAGGCCGCTCTCGACGTCTGGTCGGACGGGCACATTACAAAAATCCTTGAGGAATCAGGGCTTGTAAAGGAACTCGCATCCGAGGAAAAAACGGACATCCTCAAATTCCCCGGCGCAACGGAGAACTATGCGGTCGTCATGGACCCGCTCGACGGATCATCACTCATCCAGGTCAACCTCTGCGTCGGAACGATCGTCGGCATCTATGACAACGGCGATGCGCTCAGCAAAGGCGAAGATCTGAAAGCCGCAATGTACATGCTCTACGGTCCGATGACGGTATTAACCATAACCGTCGGAAAAGGCGTCTTCACCTTCGCGATGGACGAGACCGGGGAATACAGGATGCTTGACGGCCCCGTAAAGATGCCCGAAGGAAAGATCTACGGCAGCGGCGGCCTCAACAAAGACTGGACCGAAAAACACAGGAAGTTCATAGAATCGATCGAAACGGAGGGCGGAAAACTCAGGTACTCCGGATCATTCGTCGCCGACTTCCACCAGATCCTGAAATACGGCGGCATATACTGCTATCCTGCGACCATAGACAACAGCACCGGCAAACTCAGGCTCGTATTCGAAGCAAACCCCATCGGTTTTATCGCGAAACAGGCCGGAGGCGCAATATCCGACGGAAATACCAGCCTGCTGGAGATCAAACCCGAAAAACCGCACCACAAGACGCCGATATATGTCGGCAGCAGCGGTTTGATCAAAAGACTCGAAGAAATCTACAGAGAGTAG
- a CDS encoding preprotein translocase subunit SecD, producing MAEEKSTLAKIFSDWQVLIVLVLVILSVLSIYALPPALDKGISGNLQLGLDLVGGSWIQLSFKSEVIGYESDMSQSDFITQLSEKLDADVIPVTSNSVEIREYYTKEELESVLAGMGAKLVTYEQGISKETADTVKGILEDKVNTLGTKDVQINTLTGANDVTKYVRVELAGTDINTAQEIVSSQGKFEIRIVTSGNETEHVLLGDAVTSVSTPSQRNNYWGVGFTLSAEGAEALRDACIQYGAITDPDSHNLVMLLDGKQVYSAPLSSDLAAKLSKGPVNDLSASTGYGEEGYDDAEALEIHLRAGALPVGVDIAGSSSVTAERGGFIKIVCIAAAILGLLAVAFMVYYRYREPSIVVPMILVNLSEIIILLGIARYIQQLDLASIAGLIAVIGTGIDQLVVITDEVLHEGRVPSPSLYLKRFKRALGIITVSASTTIFAMLPLALMDLSTLKGFAIITILGVLIGVIFTRPAYGKIIMAILSKKPAK from the coding sequence ATGGCCGAGGAAAAGAGCACACTGGCGAAAATATTTTCCGACTGGCAGGTTCTCATAGTGCTGGTTCTGGTAATACTCTCGGTTTTGAGCATATATGCGCTTCCGCCTGCACTCGATAAAGGTATAAGCGGAAATCTCCAGTTAGGGCTGGACCTTGTCGGCGGATCATGGATCCAGTTATCCTTCAAGTCCGAGGTCATCGGCTATGAATCGGATATGTCCCAGTCCGACTTTATCACGCAGCTGTCCGAAAAACTCGATGCAGATGTAATCCCTGTTACTTCCAATTCGGTAGAGATAAGGGAATATTATACGAAGGAGGAACTTGAAAGCGTCCTTGCCGGAATGGGTGCCAAACTGGTAACCTATGAACAGGGAATCTCGAAGGAGACTGCAGATACGGTAAAGGGCATCCTTGAGGACAAAGTCAATACGCTTGGCACAAAGGACGTCCAGATAAATACGCTTACCGGCGCGAACGATGTCACAAAATACGTCCGCGTGGAGCTTGCCGGAACTGATATCAATACCGCACAGGAAATCGTCAGTTCGCAGGGTAAGTTCGAGATCAGGATTGTAACCTCCGGAAATGAAACGGAGCATGTCCTCTTGGGAGATGCGGTTACAAGTGTCAGTACACCTTCCCAGCGCAACAATTACTGGGGTGTCGGCTTCACCCTGAGCGCCGAAGGTGCCGAAGCATTGCGCGATGCATGTATACAATACGGTGCCATAACCGATCCCGATTCGCATAATCTTGTCATGCTCCTTGACGGAAAGCAGGTATACAGTGCACCTCTTTCATCCGATCTTGCGGCGAAGCTCTCAAAGGGTCCTGTAAACGATCTCAGTGCTTCAACCGGCTACGGCGAGGAAGGATACGATGATGCAGAGGCTCTCGAGATCCATCTTCGTGCAGGAGCTCTTCCTGTAGGTGTTGATATCGCAGGTTCGAGCAGCGTTACTGCAGAACGCGGCGGATTTATCAAGATCGTATGTATTGCGGCTGCGATACTCGGGCTCTTGGCCGTTGCGTTCATGGTCTATTACAGGTACAGGGAGCCCTCCATTGTGGTCCCGATGATACTTGTCAATCTCTCCGAGATAATAATCCTTCTCGGAATAGCCAGGTATATCCAGCAGCTCGATCTTGCAAGTATAGCCGGACTTATTGCCGTTATCGGTACGGGAATCGATCAACTCGTCGTAATAACCGATGAAGTTCTTCATGAGGGGCGTGTGCCGTCTCCGAGTCTTTATCTAAAGAGATTCAAGCGCGCCCTCGGGATAATAACCGTCTCGGCATCCACGACTATATTTGCAATGCTTCCGCTTGCACTCATGGATCTGTCGACTCTCAAGGGATTTGCCATAATAACCATTCTCGGAGTATTAATCGGCGTAATCTTTACCCGTCCGGCATATGGAAAGATTATCATGGCAATTCTTTCAAAGAAGCCGGCCAAATAA
- a CDS encoding archaellin/type IV pilin N-terminal domain-containing protein, with protein MAGRNRDDGSSGTIGTILLVLITVILAALLALYLLSYQFPELQQPKEIPTIFEIQTILSENPDYDSRIVLKNIGDCPYENQYLSCRIYINDELAGCRIKTLNGHDFISTHHYGVQTVGGMGCSDISWKPSEKLAIDLSDSTIRDGSHVRVDVIWEPTGTIISTDEYYLS; from the coding sequence ATGGCGGGGCGCAACCGGGATGACGGCTCATCCGGTACTATCGGCACAATACTGCTTGTTTTAATAACTGTCATACTTGCAGCGCTGCTCGCATTATACCTGTTAAGCTACCAGTTCCCGGAACTGCAACAACCAAAAGAGATCCCTACAATTTTTGAAATTCAGACGATACTAAGTGAAAACCCCGATTATGACAGCAGGATCGTCCTGAAAAATATAGGAGACTGTCCCTACGAAAACCAGTACCTTTCATGCAGGATCTATATCAACGACGAACTGGCCGGCTGCAGGATAAAGACCCTGAACGGCCATGACTTCATATCAACCCATCATTACGGCGTCCAGACGGTCGGAGGTATGGGGTGCAGCGACATTTCATGGAAACCATCTGAAAAACTCGCGATAGACCTCTCGGATTCGACGATCAGGGACGGGAGTCATGTCAGGGTGGATGTCATATGGGAACCCACAGGTACGATCATATCAACCGACGAATACTATCTGAGCTGA
- a CDS encoding archease has translation MPFQELNHTADYLYRCSGGTIEELFTSAAMAMFSLMFDEREEDAVKIGIKLEAGDFETLLYDLLSELLFLSEVERVVFSGIDITIHDHSLEAVASGEKFDMERHRGGTEIKGVSRYGTEIRQEDGKFLVDIIFDV, from the coding sequence ATGCCATTTCAAGAACTGAACCATACGGCAGATTACCTCTACAGGTGCTCGGGCGGCACCATAGAGGAACTGTTCACATCGGCTGCAATGGCAATGTTCTCTCTCATGTTCGACGAAAGAGAGGAAGATGCGGTAAAGATCGGGATTAAACTCGAGGCAGGGGATTTTGAAACCCTTCTATATGATCTTTTATCAGAGCTGCTGTTTTTGTCTGAAGTAGAAAGGGTTGTTTTCTCAGGCATAGATATTACTATACACGATCATTCCCTCGAGGCCGTGGCCTCCGGGGAAAAATTCGATATGGAGAGACACCGGGGCGGAACGGAGATCAAGGGTGTCTCCAGGTACGGGACGGAGATCAGGCAGGAGGACGGAAAATTCCTGGTGGACATAATATTCGATGTATAA
- the trxA gene encoding thioredoxin, which produces MSKPVLIDFYADWCGPCKMQSPILDQLKDKMGDSIEIKKVDVDENMDLAMKYGIQVVPTLVIEKSGKVEHRLEGVTPAETLESLLKPLL; this is translated from the coding sequence ATGTCAAAACCTGTTTTAATTGATTTTTATGCGGACTGGTGCGGACCGTGCAAGATGCAGTCCCCCATCCTTGATCAGCTGAAGGATAAGATGGGCGATTCGATCGAGATCAAGAAGGTCGATGTTGATGAAAATATGGATCTCGCTATGAAATACGGTATCCAGGTAGTGCCCACACTCGTTATAGAGAAGTCGGGAAAGGTCGAGCACCGTCTTGAAGGCGTGACTCCTGCAGAGACACTTGAAAGCCTGTTGAAACCTCTTCTCTAA